The following coding sequences lie in one Musa acuminata AAA Group cultivar baxijiao chromosome BXJ1-8, Cavendish_Baxijiao_AAA, whole genome shotgun sequence genomic window:
- the LOC135588192 gene encoding pentatricopeptide repeat-containing protein At1g74630-like, producing MSDSRHLHCLLSSLSRCRSLVHLQQIHALASKTGLDTDPLVAGKLLLLSAAILPDALDYARRLFSVVPSPDPFMYNTLIRGVSDSDEPPHHAFLLYSRMCRHSVPPDSFTFAFLLKAAANSKSLVLGRQVHSHSVRHGLDGHLFVGTTLVSMYAVCGRVASARKAFDDIPQPNVVAWNAIITAHFRVDDVTNAERLFDQMPWRNLTSWNVMLAGYTGAGELEAARTLFRDMPQKDPVSWSTMIIGFASHGHFDDAFGFFRQLLREGLRPNEVSLTGVLSACSQAGAFETGKILHGHMKKSGLSTITAVANALLNVYARCGRIQMACQVFDREMGKKGIVSWTSMIAALAMHGHGDKAIKLFNEMEEHGLKPDGVLFISLLYACSHSGLVEQGYHFFHRMEDVYGIKHSIEHYGCMVDLYGRAGLLDAAYDFVMRMPIEPNAIIWRTLLGACSIHRNVGLAELVKKKLSELEPKDSGDYVLLSNIYAVAGKWKDVANIRRSMNDESVRKRPGWSSIEVDKVLYMFVANNECCSVKEEAYGKLMEILSRLRKEGYIPEVTSVLHDIEEEEKEDAIAQHSEKLAVAFGMARMSTGSVIMIVKNLRICRDCHLVMKLISKVYEREIVVRDRSRFHSFREGFCSCRDYW from the coding sequence ATGAGCGACAGCCGCCACCTCCACTGCCTTCTCTCCTCGCTGAGTCGCTGCCGGTCCCTCGTCCACCTCCAGCAAATCCACGCCCTCGCCTCCAAGACCGGCCTCGACACCGATCCTCTCGTCGCCGGAAAGCTCCTACTCCTCTCCGCCGCCATCCTCCCCGACGCTTTGGACTATGCCCGTCGCCTCTTCTCTGTCGTCCCTTCTCCCGACCCCTTCATGTACAACACCCTCATCCGCGGCGTCTCCGACTCCGACGAGCCTCCTCACCACGCCTTCCTCCTCTACTCCCGGATGTGCCGGCATTCCGTCCCTCCCGACAGCTTTACCTTCGCCTTCCTTCTCAAGGCGGCCGCAAACTCCAAGTCCCTCGTCCTCGGTCGGCAGGTTCATTCTCATTCCGTCCGTCACGGCCTCGATGGCCATCTCTTCGTTGGGACCACTCTTGTCAGCATGTACGCGGTGTGTGGCCGCGTGGCTTCCGCTCGGAAGGCGTTCGACGATATCCCCCAACCGAACGTCGTCGCCTGGAACGCCATCATCACCGCTCATTTTCGGGTCGACGACGTGACAAACGCGGAGAGGCTGTTCGACCAGATGCCTTGGAGGAATCTGACATCGTGGAACGTCATGCTTGCGGGTTACACCGGGGCTGGCGAGCTGGAAGCGGCGAGGACATTGTTTCGCGATATGCCTCAAAAAGATCCCGTCTCCTGGAGCACGATGATCATCGGGTTCGCCAGTCATGGGCATTTCGATGATGCTTTTGGCTTCTTTCGGCAGTTGCTGAGAGAAGGGCTTCGGCCAAACGAGGTGAGCTTGACCGGCGTTCTCTCAGCTTGTTCTCAAGCTGGGGCCTTTGAAACTGGAAAGATTCTACACGGCCATATGAAGAAGTCAGGGCTCAGTACCATCACCGCCGTGGCTAATGCTCTCTTGAATGTCTATGCTAGGTGCGGGCGCATCCAAATGGCATGCCAAGTTTTTGATCGGGAGATGGGAAAGAAGGGCATTGTGTCTTGGACTTCTATGATCGCAGCACTCGCAATGCATGGCCATGGAGATAAGGCCATCAAGCTTTTCAATGAAATGGAGGAACATGGACTGAAACCTGATGGAGTATTATTCATCTCCCTCCTCTATGCGTGTAGTCATTCAGGATTGGTAGAACAAGGATACCATTTTTTCCATAGAATGGAGGATGTATATGGAATCAAGCATTCGATTGAGCACTATGGTTGCATGGTTGATCTCTATGGGCGAGCTGGGTTACTGGATGCTGCCTATGACTTTGTGATGAGAATGCCTATAGAACCTAATGCCATAATCTGGAGGACATTGCTTGGGGCCTGCAGCATTCACAGAAATGTTGGTTTAGCTGAGCTTGTGAAGAAGAAACTCTCAGAACTTGAGCCTAAGGATTCTGGTGACTATGTTCTACTGTCCAATATTTATGCAGTTGCCGGTAAGTGGAAGGATGTTGCTAATATACGCAGATCCATGAACGATGAGAGTGTTAGGAAACGCCCAGGTTGGAGCTCAATAGAAGTTGACAAGGTTCTGTACATGTTTGTCGCAAATAACGAGTGTTGCAGTGTGAAAGAGGAGGCTTATGGGAAGCTGATGGAGATATTGTCAAGACTTAGGAAGGAAGGTTACATTCCAGAGGTCACAAGTGTTTTGCATGAtatagaggaagaagagaaggaagatgcCATTGCTCAACACAGTGAGAAGCTTGCAGTGGCTTTTGGGATGGCAAGAATGAGCACGGGAAGTGTCATAATGATTGTCAAGAATTTGAGAATTTGTAGGGATTGCCACTTGGTGATGAAGCTGATATCAAAGGTCTACGAAAGAGAGATTGTGGTGAGGGATCGCAGCCGGTTTCATTCTTTCAGAGAGGGGTTTTGTTCTTGCAGGGACTACTGGTGA